Within Candidatus Spechtbacterales bacterium, the genomic segment GGTTTTGAAATTTTTACCGAAATGCGCGAGCTTCTCGACGTATATCCGAACAGGAAAATCATTTTGACGGGAGTAAACGACGAGCAATACAAAAAATTCGGTTTGGATAAAATGCCTTACGAAGTTTTTACCCTCAAACACGACCCTGAAAAGACCGACCCAAAGTACTATGTAACTATAAGTACGGATTTAAGGAAAAAGGAATAGAACAGGAATATTACAAAAACCCTAAAGAGGACGCGCTTATACTGGAATATACAGTTAGCAATTAGTAAATCAACCTACTTAAGCCGCCCCAGTGGCGGCTCTTTATTTATTTATGAGCATGTGTTATATTAAGCTTGAAAGATGATATATAAACCGAGTAAACGATACGTAAAAAAGCCTAAGATGAACGAACAGATACGCGCACAGGAGGTGCGCGTTATTGACGACAAAGGAGAAAACCTGGGAGTTTTAAGTGTTAAAGACGCGCTTGAAGCGGCAAAAGAAAAAGGGCTGGACCTACTACTTATATCCGAAAACGCCAACCCTCCTGTAGCACGGATAACCGAGTATGGAAAATACGTGTACCAGCAAGAAAAAAAGGACAAGGAGTCCAGGAAAAAACAACAGGCGGGAGCATCTGTTACCAAAGGTGTACGCTTTGGAATGCAGACATCTGACCACGACAGAGAGTTTAAAGCTAAGAATGTGGACAAATTTTTAAAAAAAGGTTATAAAGTTAAAGTTGAACTCATCATGCGCGGACGTGAAAAGGCAAATGAAGAGTTGGCAAGAAAGCGTGTGGATGAATTTTTGGCCTACCTAACAGAGGAGTACGAGGTAGAACAGTCTCCCAAAAGATATCCTCGCGGAATGTATTTTATAATCAAAAGCTCAAAGTAAACAATAAAACAACTGTGAGCTTAAGCAAAATAAATATATGGCTAAAAAAAATAAACTCAAAACTAAAAAATCGGTAACGAAAAGGTTTAAGGTAACAGCTACCGGCAAGATATTGCGCAGACCTGCCGGACAGAGTCACTTTAACGCGAAAATGACAGGCAAAAATAGGCGCGGAAAAAGAAAGCTTGTACCTGTGTCTAAGGCAGAAGAAAAAACACTAAAACGGTTAATGCCCTACAAATAAGCTCGCTTCGCCTGCCTGTGCGTGAACGCACGCAGACAGGCCTGCCTGTGTGTCTACCTGTACCGCAAGCACGGCAGACAGGTTCGCAGGAGATAGGACTTAGGTAAAAATATTTAAAAAATTATGGCTAGAGTAAAAAGAGGAAAAGTAAGAACAAAAAAAAGAAAAAAGGTCTTGCAACAGACCAAGGGTTTTAAGTGGAGAAGAAAAAACGTATACAAAATAGCTAAAGATGCCTCCGACCACGCAATGGCGAACGCCTTTATAGGCAGAAAACAGAAAAAAAGGAATATGCGACAGCTTTGGCAGATAAAGATAAACGCTGCTTCCCGTCAAAACGGCACAACTTACAGCAAATTCATACACTCACTCAAAGAAAACAACGTGGAGCTTGACCGTAAGGTACTGGCAGATTTGGCAGAAAATGAACCTGAAGTATTCGGCAAAGTAGTTGAAAAGGTAAAGTAATCCTTAACAAATTTGCATAATGAGTTTAGAATTACTTATCCCGCACATAAATTTAATTTATGTGCGGTGGTAAAGTAAATACAGATAGTAAATACCCAACAAAAAAAAATACTCCCTATGGAGTATTTTTTTAATTTAAAACCCCATACCAATAGTATGGGGTTTAATAAAGTTCTTTTTTAAAAATAAATGCCAGTGATGCGGCAGAGACCAAGAGAAAGAGTGTGCTTACATCCTGCTTGTTAGCTACGTTAACGCCATCTTCGCTTGAAGGTGCGACGCTTTCTGATAAGGTGCTTTTTAGAAAATCTACTAATTCTCTTGTGTTCTCGTAGTGAAAATATCTGCCACCCGTCGCTGAAGACAGTTGGCGTAGATTTTTCTCGTTCAGTTGAGCGGTAAAAAGCTTGCCTTCGCGAAGTGTCTGAAATCTGCCTGTAAAATTTCCATACTCATCATATAGAGGTATATTCCATCCATCCGTAGAACCAATACCTACAGATATTACCTTAAGACCGGAACTTCTTATTTTTTCCAATTCTCTACTGGCGCGAGTG encodes:
- the infC gene encoding translation initiation factor IF-3, with protein sequence MIYKPSKRYVKKPKMNEQIRAQEVRVIDDKGENLGVLSVKDALEAAKEKGLDLLLISENANPPVARITEYGKYVYQQEKKDKESRKKQQAGASVTKGVRFGMQTSDHDREFKAKNVDKFLKKGYKVKVELIMRGREKANEELARKRVDEFLAYLTEEYEVEQSPKRYPRGMYFIIKSSK
- the rplT gene encoding 50S ribosomal protein L20, translated to MARVKRGKVRTKKRKKVLQQTKGFKWRRKNVYKIAKDASDHAMANAFIGRKQKKRNMRQLWQIKINAASRQNGTTYSKFIHSLKENNVELDRKVLADLAENEPEVFGKVVEKVK
- the rpmI gene encoding 50S ribosomal protein L35, coding for MAKKNKLKTKKSVTKRFKVTATGKILRRPAGQSHFNAKMTGKNRRGKRKLVPVSKAEEKTLKRLMPYK